One Candidatus Cloacimonadota bacterium genomic window, GGTATCGGCTACTTTAGAATTTACATCAATTATTCTACCACTAATAGGTATATATATTTCTTCAACTGCCTTAACAGCCTCAACAGTAGCTAAAACATCTTCTCGTGATAATTCTGTGCCAATCTCTGGTAATTCTATAAACACAATGTCTCCAAGTTCTTTTTGAGCATAATCTGTTATACCTATTGTTGCTTCTTTGCCAGAAATTTTTATCCATTCATGTGTTTCTGTGTATTTTAAATCATCTTTTACCATTTTGACTCCTCTAATTTTTAGCCACAAACAAACACGAACTAACACGAACATTTATCTTCATTTTTTACCATAGCATATCTTTAAATCTT contains:
- the gcvH gene encoding glycine cleavage system protein GcvH translates to MVKDDLKYTETHEWIKISGKEATIGITDYAQKELGDIVFIELPEIGTELSREDVLATVEAVKAVEEIYIPISGRIIDVNSKVADTPDLLNSSPYDEGWIVKFEIMNEDEMENLLSAEDYKKLIGE